The following coding sequences lie in one Flavobacterium cyclinae genomic window:
- a CDS encoding bactofilin family protein produces the protein MFDKVKNQDHLLGKTNRIVEGTTINGNISTLADLRLDGKLTGNISSEGKIVIGPTGEVVGDIECKNIDVEGKFSGKLVIEEMLNIKSKAHIVGEVIVGKLAVEPGARFEASCVMRNS, from the coding sequence ATGTTTGATAAAGTAAAAAACCAGGATCATTTGTTAGGAAAAACAAACAGAATTGTTGAAGGCACAACAATCAATGGTAATATATCTACATTGGCTGATTTAAGATTAGACGGAAAGTTAACGGGGAATATTTCATCTGAAGGAAAAATTGTAATTGGTCCAACGGGTGAAGTGGTAGGAGATATTGAATGCAAAAATATTGATGTTGAAGGCAAATTTTCCGGAAAATTAGTAATAGAAGAAATGCTCAATATAAAGTCTAAAGCACATATAGTAGGAGAAGTAATTGTAGGAAAGCTAGCAGTAGAGCCAGGAGCTCGATTTGAAGCTAGTTGCGTAATGAGAAACTCCTAA
- a CDS encoding AtpZ/AtpI family protein, which translates to MDSKKKQANKWLVFMNIPFQMGLIIFGFSYLGGWLDEKYPNPDNYFLKGITLLGVFVALYNVIKQVNQLNSKKDV; encoded by the coding sequence ATGGATTCTAAAAAGAAACAAGCTAACAAATGGTTGGTTTTTATGAATATTCCATTTCAAATGGGATTGATTATTTTTGGCTTTTCGTACCTTGGTGGTTGGCTTGATGAAAAATATCCTAATCCAGATAATTATTTTTTAAAGGGTATAACATTACTTGGAGTTTTTGTAGCGCTCTATAATGTAATTAAACAAGTAAATCAATTAAATAGTAAAAAAGATGTTTAA